The Nocardia sp. NBC_00508 nucleotide sequence CCTCGCGACGACCGTCGTACAAGTCGGCCAGCACCAGCAGCGTGTCACCGCGTCCGTCGCGCAGTTCGGACAACCCGAGGGTCAGCACCTTCCACAGCTCGTCGGTGTAGAGCGCTTGACGCACGCCGGTGAGTGCGTCGCCGTAGCTCAGCCCGCGCGGGTCGGTGGTCGACGCCGACCGGTCCCACAGCGGGTCCACCAGCTCGCGGAAGCCCCGCACCGCCTGCGCCGGATCGGTGCCGAGCGGGCAATCCGGCTGCTGGGCGCAGTCGGCGGCGTACGCGTCGAACACCTTCTGGAAGCCCTCCGCCTGCCGCAACGACTCCTGCACCGGGTCCTGCGAGGAATCGATGGCGCCGTCGAGCACGAGGGCGCGCACGTGGGCGGGGAACTTCTCCGCGTACGCCGAACCGATCTTGGTGCCGTAGGAGTAACCGACATAGCTCAGCTTCGCGTCACCGAGCGCGGCGCGCATGACGTCGAGGTCCTGCACCACCTCGCGGGTGCCGACGTGGGCGAGGAGGTCGTTCCCGGTCCGCTCGGCGCAGCGGTCGGCGTAGCGGCGGTTGTCCGCTTCGGCGTCGGCGATGCCCTGCGGCGAATAGTCCTCCTGCGGCTCGGCACGCTCGGCGTCCTGCTCCTGCGGGGTCTGGCAGACGATGGACGGGGTGGAGGAGCCGACGCCGCGCGGGTCGAACCCGACCCGGTCGAAGCGCTCGGCCAAGGGCGTCTTGTTGCCCAGTGACGACATGCCGAGGCCGGACTCCCCCGGCCCGCCGGGATTCATCACCAGCGAACCGATGCGGTCACCCGTCGCGCGGACCCGGGACACCGCGATCTGCGCGATGGGCCCGTCCGGAGCCGCGTAGTCCACCGGAACGGTGACCCGCGCGCATTCGGTGTTCGGTGGCAGGCGGTCGTCCGGTCCGCCGAATCCGCCGCAATCACCCCACTGCACGGTCTGGCCGTAGAACTTCTCCAGTCCGGTGGGCGGCGTAGGCATCGGCTGCCCCGATTCGGTGTGGGTGATGGCGCACCCCGCGACCAAGGCCAGCACCGCCATCACGAGCACACCGCGCCCACTCCGCACCGTCGACATGCCCTTGATATTGCCATCGGGCAAACATCGACACCGCCCCGGCCGCACACTCGCCGCTGTGACCAATTGCACCGGACATCGGCCTTAATCCGCCCAGGCGGCGGGTGGCACACTGGGTTTCGTCAGACAATCCCGGGGACCCGGACGGGCCCCGAGGCGAGACAGACGAAAGGGACGATGATGTCCGTATCCGATTCGGAAACCCCTGCCTACGGTGCGGTGCCCACCGAGCACAAGAAGGTTGTGCGCAAGACCCGGGTGCACCACCTGCGGCAGATGAAGGCCGACGGCGAGCGCTGGGCGATGCTGACCGCCTACGACTACTCCACGGCACGGCTGTTCGAAGAGGCAGGCATCCCGGTTCTGCTGGTCGGCGATTCGGCGGCCAACGTGGTGTACGGCTACGACACCACCGTGCCGATCACCGTGGACGAGCTGATTCCGCTGGTGCGCGGTGTGGTGCGCGGTGCGCCGCATGCGCTGGTGGTGGCCGACCTGCCGTTCGGCACGTATGAATCCTCGCCGCAGCAGGCGCTGGCCACCGCGACGCGGTTCATGAAGGAGGGCGGGGCGCATGCGGTGAAGCTGGAGGGCGGCGAGCGCGTGGCCGAGCAGATCGCGGTGATCACCGCGGCGGGCATCCCGGTGATGGCGCACATCGGCTTCACTCCGCAGAGCGTGAACACGCTGGGCGGTTTCCGCGTGCAGGGTCGCGGCGACGGCGCCGAGCAGCTGATCGCCGACGCGATCGCGGTGCAGGAGGCGGGAGCGTTCTCCGTGGTCATGGAGATGGTGCCGGCCGAGCTGGCCGGGCAGGTCACCCGCAAGCTGACCATTCCGACGATCGGCATCGGCGCGGGCGCCGACACCGACGCGCAGGTGCTGGTCTGGCAGGACATGGCCGGCTACACCAGCGGCAAGACCGCGAAGTTCGTCAAGCGCTTCGGCCACATCGGTGACGAACTGCGCTCCGCGGCAGCCGCTTACGCCGACGAAGTGCGCCGGGGCACCTTCCCCGGTCCGGAGCA carries:
- a CDS encoding alpha/beta hydrolase — translated: MSTVRSGRGVLVMAVLALVAGCAITHTESGQPMPTPPTGLEKFYGQTVQWGDCGGFGGPDDRLPPNTECARVTVPVDYAAPDGPIAQIAVSRVRATGDRIGSLVMNPGGPGESGLGMSSLGNKTPLAERFDRVGFDPRGVGSSTPSIVCQTPQEQDAERAEPQEDYSPQGIADAEADNRRYADRCAERTGNDLLAHVGTREVVQDLDVMRAALGDAKLSYVGYSYGTKIGSAYAEKFPAHVRALVLDGAIDSSQDPVQESLRQAEGFQKVFDAYAADCAQQPDCPLGTDPAQAVRGFRELVDPLWDRSASTTDPRGLSYGDALTGVRQALYTDELWKVLTLGLSELRDGRGDTLLVLADLYDGRREDGSYTNTTDAFNAIRCVDDPRIADRAVAGQQDAEYRKAAPFLDDGRGTGAAPLELCAAWPVPNTSEPHRISVTGLPKPVVVSTTEDPATPYQAGVDLAAQLGAALITYRGNRHTVALAGGVPCVDDAVIAYLVDLTEPAPGLTC
- the panB gene encoding 3-methyl-2-oxobutanoate hydroxymethyltransferase, translating into MSVSDSETPAYGAVPTEHKKVVRKTRVHHLRQMKADGERWAMLTAYDYSTARLFEEAGIPVLLVGDSAANVVYGYDTTVPITVDELIPLVRGVVRGAPHALVVADLPFGTYESSPQQALATATRFMKEGGAHAVKLEGGERVAEQIAVITAAGIPVMAHIGFTPQSVNTLGGFRVQGRGDGAEQLIADAIAVQEAGAFSVVMEMVPAELAGQVTRKLTIPTIGIGAGADTDAQVLVWQDMAGYTSGKTAKFVKRFGHIGDELRSAAAAYADEVRRGTFPGPEHSF